A portion of the Krasilnikovia cinnamomea genome contains these proteins:
- a CDS encoding DUF3107 domain-containing protein — MEVKIGVQYAARELVLESAQTPAEVEQAVTEAMSKDSVLTLTDEKGRRVIVPVGKLAYVEIAETSNRPFGFTTR, encoded by the coding sequence GTGGAGGTCAAGATCGGCGTCCAGTACGCCGCGCGCGAGCTGGTGCTGGAGAGCGCGCAGACGCCGGCCGAGGTCGAGCAGGCGGTGACCGAGGCGATGTCGAAGGACAGCGTGCTGACCCTGACCGACGAGAAGGGTCGCCGGGTGATCGTGCCGGTGGGCAAGCTGGCCTACGTCGAGATCGCCGAGACGTCCAACCGGCCGTTCGGCTTCACCACCCGCTGA
- a CDS encoding TetR/AcrR family transcriptional regulator, translating into MTAASGGAQTAGRPARLPRSARRKQLLAAAQQIFVAHGYHAAAMDDIAERAGVSKPVLYQHFPGKLELYLALLDVHCDAIIAKVRGAMLATPDNKERVRGAVRAYFDFMDHESEAFRLVFESDLRNDPQVRERVERVEQGCIAAVTDTIISDTGLSTDEAELLASGLVGAAGQSAQFWLANGRRTGKERAEALVAALIWRGIASFPLQGEPTGGMPREIG; encoded by the coding sequence ATGACCGCTGCGTCCGGCGGAGCACAGACGGCGGGGCGTCCCGCGCGCCTGCCGCGCTCCGCGCGCCGTAAGCAACTGCTGGCCGCCGCGCAGCAGATTTTCGTCGCGCACGGTTACCACGCCGCGGCGATGGACGACATCGCCGAGCGGGCCGGCGTCTCCAAGCCGGTGCTGTACCAGCACTTTCCCGGCAAACTGGAGCTGTACCTGGCGCTGCTGGACGTGCACTGCGACGCGATAATCGCCAAGGTGCGCGGCGCGATGCTGGCCACTCCGGACAACAAGGAGCGGGTCCGGGGCGCGGTCCGGGCGTACTTCGACTTCATGGACCACGAGAGTGAGGCGTTCCGGCTGGTCTTCGAGTCGGATCTGCGCAACGACCCGCAGGTCCGGGAGCGGGTGGAGCGGGTCGAGCAGGGCTGCATCGCCGCGGTGACCGACACCATCATCTCGGACACGGGTCTGAGTACGGACGAGGCCGAGCTGCTGGCCTCGGGTCTGGTCGGCGCGGCGGGCCAGTCGGCGCAGTTCTGGCTGGCCAACGGCCGGCGTACGGGTAAGGAGCGGGCGGAGGCACTGGTCGCGGCGCTCATCTGGCGCGGTATTGCCAGCTTCCCGTTGCAGGGTGAGCCAACGGGAGGAATGCCGCGCGAAATCGGCTAG
- a CDS encoding Daple, whose amino-acid sequence MDETGQSGDTGAVAGGPGAEARDRTLLNGWATSDGGWSGGTAAREAEDDVPAWRRPFTRPFGQRAVPASRAPLPPGHSSGDYPFPDVAPTPYAGSGEIHPFGDAGGSGEIRPYANGSSAPQPYGVNGSGPFGDQGGSGEIAGYRDAGGIPPLGDPGGAEDRAPESNGHGPEASVPTWSEGRSRYADLFAQRAAESPTRAILPAVRPATPGGRRVDWSTAESARHAREPGHPAGQAQPTEDPGATRPPYDPGGFPAPYEPGTPSGAAPSPDNSVGYAAASAYPGYASRSGGALGAGPDEPLPQRVPAEPDVPTVPEPPSVEPSAETPALARIATHLRRGDVLSAQDRQEGFDVQAILAAVREVAGVRDASLRTTPAGAHSLRLDLADGADPAEVSRQVARLLQDRMGLDAAMQGGEAAPPNASASAPPAVPFVPNQPTPAGRDSLGDPAAPAGARAAGGPASVPAGADPLGGPSLGGGMDPLGGPAASGGMDPLGVPAASTGLGEPRRRLPQPARPADSPIAGAPPGLTTPLSAPPATEYPATPTGPASASPAAPFSAAPPRAATQVGPAAGATRALERTAFASGPGGAVEAVVTGVNGVTARPLDVGDRPGPRVVIENVQVSTFGMEATVEVRLAVGSRIAAGEATGPAVDGYLLRLCAMATARAVDELLSASEHADGPARCFVEHAATVPFGPMQVAVVVLLLSYGGWVEQIAGSAVVTGDDRHAMVRATLAAVNRRLEALLS is encoded by the coding sequence GTGGACGAGACAGGACAATCCGGTGACACCGGAGCCGTGGCGGGCGGCCCCGGCGCCGAGGCGCGCGACCGTACCCTGCTGAACGGCTGGGCGACCTCCGACGGTGGCTGGTCGGGCGGCACGGCCGCCCGAGAGGCCGAGGACGACGTACCCGCCTGGCGGCGCCCGTTCACCCGGCCGTTCGGCCAGCGGGCGGTCCCGGCCAGCCGGGCGCCGCTGCCGCCGGGTCACTCGTCCGGGGATTACCCGTTCCCCGACGTCGCCCCCACGCCGTACGCCGGATCCGGGGAGATTCATCCGTTCGGCGACGCCGGCGGCTCGGGCGAGATCCGGCCGTACGCCAACGGGTCCAGCGCGCCCCAGCCGTACGGCGTCAACGGCTCCGGACCGTTCGGTGACCAGGGTGGTTCCGGGGAGATCGCCGGGTACCGCGACGCCGGGGGGATCCCGCCGCTCGGTGACCCGGGTGGCGCCGAGGATCGGGCTCCGGAGAGCAACGGTCACGGCCCGGAGGCGAGCGTGCCGACCTGGTCCGAAGGCCGGTCACGGTATGCGGACCTGTTCGCCCAGCGCGCGGCCGAAAGCCCCACCCGGGCGATCCTCCCCGCGGTGCGCCCGGCCACCCCCGGCGGGCGCCGCGTCGACTGGAGCACCGCCGAGTCGGCCCGGCACGCGCGGGAACCGGGCCACCCCGCCGGGCAGGCCCAGCCCACCGAGGATCCCGGCGCGACCCGGCCGCCGTACGACCCGGGCGGATTCCCGGCGCCCTACGAGCCGGGCACACCGTCCGGAGCCGCCCCGTCCCCCGACAACTCCGTTGGCTACGCCGCCGCGTCGGCGTACCCGGGCTACGCCAGCCGGTCCGGCGGTGCACTCGGCGCGGGCCCGGATGAGCCGCTGCCCCAGCGCGTACCGGCCGAGCCGGACGTGCCCACCGTTCCGGAGCCGCCGTCCGTGGAGCCATCGGCCGAGACGCCCGCGCTGGCCCGCATCGCGACGCACCTGCGCCGCGGTGACGTGCTGTCCGCGCAGGACCGCCAGGAGGGCTTCGACGTCCAGGCCATCCTCGCCGCCGTACGGGAGGTGGCCGGGGTCCGCGACGCCTCCCTGCGCACCACGCCCGCGGGCGCGCACAGTCTGCGCCTCGACCTGGCCGACGGTGCCGACCCCGCCGAGGTGAGCCGCCAGGTCGCCCGGCTGCTGCAGGACCGGATGGGCCTGGACGCGGCCATGCAGGGCGGCGAGGCGGCGCCGCCGAACGCGTCCGCTTCCGCGCCCCCGGCCGTACCGTTCGTTCCCAACCAGCCGACGCCGGCCGGGCGCGACAGCCTGGGCGACCCGGCGGCGCCTGCCGGGGCGCGCGCTGCCGGCGGCCCCGCGTCGGTGCCCGCCGGTGCGGATCCGCTGGGCGGCCCGTCGCTCGGCGGCGGGATGGACCCGCTGGGTGGCCCGGCGGCTTCCGGTGGGATGGATCCGCTGGGCGTCCCGGCGGCGTCCACGGGCCTGGGTGAGCCGCGGCGGAGGCTGCCGCAGCCCGCCCGCCCGGCCGACAGCCCGATCGCGGGGGCTCCGCCCGGACTCACCACGCCGCTGTCCGCGCCCCCGGCTACCGAGTACCCGGCGACCCCAACGGGGCCGGCCTCGGCGTCCCCGGCTGCGCCGTTCTCGGCGGCCCCGCCGCGTGCGGCAACGCAGGTCGGGCCCGCGGCGGGAGCCACGCGGGCGCTGGAACGCACGGCGTTCGCCTCGGGGCCGGGCGGCGCGGTGGAGGCCGTCGTCACCGGCGTGAACGGCGTGACGGCGCGTCCCCTCGACGTCGGCGACCGCCCCGGCCCGCGTGTCGTCATCGAGAACGTGCAGGTCAGCACGTTCGGGATGGAGGCCACCGTCGAGGTGCGGCTGGCCGTGGGCAGCCGGATCGCGGCCGGGGAGGCCACCGGGCCCGCCGTCGACGGGTACCTGCTGCGTCTGTGCGCGATGGCCACCGCGCGGGCGGTCGACGAGTTGCTGTCGGCGTCCGAGCACGCCGACGGGCCCGCCCGGTGCTTCGTCGAGCACGCGGCGACCGTACCGTTCGGGCCGATGCAGGTGGCGGTCGTCGTGCTCCTGCTGTCCTACGGTGGCTGGGTGGAACAGATCGCCGGATCCGCTGTGGTCACGGGCGACGACCGGCACGCCATGGTTCGCGCCACGCTGGCGGCGGTCAACCGTCGCCTCGAAGCCCTGCTCTCCTGA
- a CDS encoding alpha/beta fold hydrolase, translated as MKGAVLAPDAALPDDGVPPPWPARRVTIDGAMLHVRDTPATGPDAEPAVYVHGLGGSSQNFTDVAGLLSGHLAGQAVDLPGFGYSDPSRRYSLPAFADRLIGYLEYAGRGPVHLVGNSLGGAISVVVAALRPDLIRTLTLISPAMPFLDPRRTAQGPVLPLLALPRAERLFAWGMARMTVDEMAEQVLAACFGDTTRVSPQRRAEAIEEIRLRYTVAHYPKAYLGALRGLVSSFVRAYLPGDNSLWRLAARIAAPTLVIGGLDDRLVDPRVPAQVARMIPDGRLLMLPGVGHVAQMEVPRLVARGIVGMLADTRLPVG; from the coding sequence ATGAAGGGCGCCGTTCTCGCCCCTGACGCCGCGCTGCCCGACGACGGTGTGCCGCCGCCCTGGCCCGCCCGCCGGGTCACCATCGACGGCGCGATGCTGCACGTCCGCGACACCCCGGCCACCGGCCCGGACGCCGAGCCCGCCGTGTACGTGCACGGACTCGGCGGATCCTCGCAGAACTTCACCGACGTCGCGGGGCTGCTGTCCGGCCACCTCGCGGGGCAGGCGGTGGACCTGCCGGGCTTCGGTTACAGCGACCCGAGCCGCCGGTACTCGCTGCCCGCCTTCGCCGACCGGCTGATCGGATACCTGGAGTACGCCGGGCGCGGCCCGGTGCACCTGGTCGGCAACTCCCTCGGCGGGGCCATCTCCGTGGTCGTGGCGGCGCTGCGGCCCGACCTGATCCGGACCCTCACGCTGATCTCCCCGGCCATGCCGTTCCTGGACCCGCGGCGTACCGCGCAGGGGCCGGTGCTGCCGCTGCTGGCGCTGCCCCGCGCCGAACGGCTGTTCGCCTGGGGCATGGCGCGGATGACGGTCGACGAGATGGCCGAGCAGGTCCTCGCGGCCTGCTTCGGTGACACGACCCGGGTGAGCCCGCAGCGCCGGGCCGAGGCCATCGAGGAGATCCGGCTGCGGTACACGGTCGCGCACTATCCCAAGGCGTACCTGGGTGCTCTGCGGGGTCTGGTGTCCAGCTTCGTGCGGGCGTACCTGCCGGGTGACAACTCGCTGTGGCGGCTGGCCGCGCGGATCGCCGCGCCGACCCTGGTGATCGGCGGGCTCGACGACCGGCTGGTCGATCCGAGGGTGCCCGCCCAGGTCGCGCGGATGATCCCGGACGGGCGGCTGCTCATGCTGCCCGGCGTCGGGCATGTGGCGCAGATGGAGGTGCCCCGGCTGGTGGCCCGCGGCATCGTCGGAATGCTCGCCGACACCCGCCTGCCGGTCGGTTAA
- a CDS encoding DUF3152 domain-containing protein, with translation MNPAADPPAALRADEDGAPERAVLEHSARAIAANRPSPRASVTAEVPDEAPERRPRRRRGAADAASADASAPHRRVENPIEDALAWVTEPRPRRRRLGEGESGRRRRSGTALPSGDDAPPTSGGPPGPSAASPYAQEAARPRRRRSGAGFPSDVAAAEQRRGATDPAESADGGWGATAPGRSGEPQEAESGEAGRPVSSRSRRRRMQTDEGGGAAWGGLSGEGPGEARKGRGRPRRGSAAGAPESTPAPTGARRRSTVDDLDAQRSAIAARAAARRRPTAAAAARATAPGAVSQRPGTGPLTPELAAVLHRTQEAVNRAAMTDRTTAHRPHPAEVHEVPPAPEVHDVREAQTAAENDVAAWVDMLIGTVNRTEESQPASLWPDGPEADDDTVRGDTVVGETGWDLPDIVGLADAREHFWPPIVVGPAPAEPMVAEPTAAETGARDVAEPPAAEAQARVVPGVTGATGADARDTDTAMRAEPLTPDADASIAAEPLTPDADASIAAEPLTPDAATAEAEAEAETGAAAEALTPDAETAEALTPDTATAEAEPLAAGTSAAAEARTPDAATAEAETLDTDASIAAESAVGAARADAAAAQEPAPADADTVEVTRSQREAATAGHVAAAGAAATAGTTTSPPDSEPLPPGPVEAVHPGDLSTAPGGRSAGAVGLATAPHAAPDEGPILLPGVAGAPPDEGAAPAEGPGGDRRRLRAALLALLTVAVLIAGIIWLVRRDPMAARRTVGHTPSAAPITPQEQPQGTGPTAGAAPAPVPTTAAPTTAAPTTAVPTTAAPTPTSGAGAAPPPDEAQQAPSGSGPAGTFKYATGYGPVLGTKGTMRTFHVAVEKYLGQGDGALVDTGPDASAFAADVDDILGDPRSWVAGGKVRFQRAPHGQPAEFTVYLASPDTSEEMCARGGLDTKGFSSCRLPGQVVINSERWRKAVPHYDAPLDVYRAYVINHEVGHQLGHGHEKCPGKGKPAPVMLRQTYSLDGCTAYGWPYRNGKRYAGPPAV, from the coding sequence GTGAATCCCGCGGCCGACCCGCCGGCCGCGTTGCGGGCGGATGAGGACGGCGCGCCTGAGCGGGCCGTCTTGGAGCACTCGGCGCGCGCGATCGCCGCCAACCGGCCAAGCCCGCGCGCCTCGGTGACCGCCGAGGTGCCCGACGAGGCACCGGAACGGCGGCCACGGCGGCGACGCGGCGCGGCGGACGCCGCATCCGCCGACGCTTCGGCCCCCCACAGACGCGTCGAGAACCCCATCGAGGACGCTCTGGCCTGGGTGACCGAACCCCGGCCCCGGCGTCGCCGTCTCGGCGAGGGCGAGTCCGGTCGGCGCCGCCGCAGCGGCACTGCCCTGCCGAGCGGAGACGACGCGCCACCCACTTCGGGCGGCCCGCCCGGGCCGAGCGCGGCGAGCCCGTACGCCCAGGAGGCGGCACGGCCACGCCGGCGTAGATCGGGGGCCGGATTCCCGTCCGACGTCGCCGCCGCCGAACAACGGCGTGGTGCCACGGATCCGGCGGAGTCCGCCGACGGCGGGTGGGGTGCGACGGCACCCGGCCGGTCCGGCGAACCGCAGGAGGCCGAATCCGGCGAGGCGGGCAGGCCGGTCTCATCCCGGTCGCGCCGACGCCGCATGCAGACCGACGAGGGCGGGGGAGCGGCCTGGGGCGGCCTGTCCGGCGAGGGGCCGGGCGAGGCCCGCAAGGGGCGCGGGCGGCCCCGGCGAGGCAGCGCCGCCGGGGCGCCGGAAAGCACCCCGGCCCCCACGGGAGCGCGGCGCCGGAGCACGGTCGACGACCTCGACGCTCAACGGAGCGCGATCGCGGCCCGCGCCGCCGCCCGGCGCCGCCCGACGGCTGCCGCGGCGGCCCGCGCCACCGCCCCCGGGGCGGTGAGCCAGCGCCCCGGCACGGGCCCGCTGACCCCGGAACTGGCGGCCGTCCTGCACCGGACGCAGGAGGCCGTGAACCGGGCCGCGATGACGGACCGGACCACCGCCCACCGTCCGCACCCGGCGGAGGTCCACGAGGTACCCCCGGCACCTGAGGTCCACGACGTACGTGAGGCCCAGACAGCCGCCGAGAACGACGTGGCGGCCTGGGTGGACATGCTCATCGGTACGGTGAACCGGACCGAGGAGTCCCAGCCCGCGAGCCTCTGGCCGGACGGCCCGGAGGCCGACGACGACACGGTGCGCGGTGACACCGTCGTGGGCGAGACCGGCTGGGATCTGCCCGACATCGTCGGTCTGGCCGACGCCCGGGAACACTTCTGGCCGCCGATCGTGGTGGGACCGGCGCCCGCCGAGCCGATGGTCGCCGAGCCGACGGCCGCCGAGACGGGGGCACGCGACGTCGCCGAGCCGCCTGCCGCCGAGGCGCAGGCACGTGTAGTCCCCGGCGTCACCGGCGCGACCGGGGCCGACGCGCGGGACACCGACACGGCCATGAGGGCCGAGCCGCTGACACCGGACGCCGACGCGAGCATCGCGGCCGAGCCGCTGACACCGGACGCCGACGCGAGCATCGCGGCCGAGCCGCTGACCCCGGACGCCGCGACGGCTGAGGCGGAAGCGGAGGCGGAAACAGGCGCGGCGGCCGAGGCGCTGACGCCGGACGCTGAGACGGCCGAGGCGCTGACGCCCGACACCGCGACGGCTGAGGCGGAGCCGCTGGCCGCCGGGACGAGCGCGGCGGCCGAGGCGCGGACGCCGGATGCCGCGACGGCTGAGGCGGAGACACTGGACACCGACGCGAGCATCGCGGCCGAATCGGCGGTCGGCGCGGCGAGGGCGGACGCGGCCGCAGCGCAGGAACCGGCTCCGGCCGATGCGGACACGGTCGAGGTGACTCGCAGCCAGCGGGAGGCCGCGACAGCCGGGCACGTCGCCGCGGCGGGTGCCGCCGCCACGGCTGGGACCACCACGTCTCCGCCCGATTCTGAACCGCTCCCACCCGGCCCGGTCGAGGCGGTACACCCCGGAGACCTGTCCACAGCACCCGGGGGCCGGTCGGCGGGCGCCGTGGGCCTGGCCACCGCGCCGCATGCCGCACCCGACGAGGGACCGATCCTGTTGCCCGGGGTGGCAGGCGCCCCGCCCGACGAGGGCGCGGCACCGGCCGAAGGCCCCGGTGGGGACCGACGGCGGCTCCGGGCCGCGCTGCTGGCGCTGCTCACGGTCGCGGTGCTGATCGCCGGAATCATCTGGCTCGTCCGGCGCGACCCGATGGCCGCGCGCCGCACGGTCGGACACACTCCGTCCGCGGCGCCGATCACACCGCAGGAGCAGCCGCAGGGAACCGGGCCCACGGCCGGAGCCGCCCCCGCGCCAGTGCCGACCACGGCAGCGCCGACAACCGCGGCGCCGACCACGGCGGTGCCGACGACCGCGGCGCCGACGCCGACCAGCGGCGCGGGCGCGGCCCCGCCGCCGGACGAGGCCCAGCAGGCGCCGAGCGGTTCCGGCCCCGCGGGCACCTTCAAGTACGCCACCGGGTACGGCCCGGTGCTCGGCACGAAGGGCACGATGCGGACCTTCCACGTGGCGGTGGAGAAGTACCTGGGCCAGGGCGACGGGGCGCTGGTCGACACCGGGCCGGACGCGAGCGCGTTCGCGGCCGACGTGGACGACATCCTGGGCGACCCGCGCAGCTGGGTGGCCGGCGGGAAGGTCCGGTTCCAGCGGGCGCCGCACGGGCAGCCCGCGGAGTTCACGGTCTACCTGGCGTCGCCGGACACCTCGGAGGAGATGTGCGCGCGGGGCGGGCTGGACACCAAGGGCTTCAGTTCGTGCCGGCTGCCGGGCCAGGTGGTCATCAACTCCGAGCGGTGGCGCAAGGCGGTGCCGCACTACGACGCGCCGCTGGACGTGTACCGGGCGTACGTGATCAACCACGAGGTGGGACACCAGCTCGGCCACGGCCACGAGAAGTGCCCCGGCAAGGGCAAACCCGCGCCGGTCATGCTGCGGCAGACCTACAGCCTGGACGGCTGCACCGCCTACGGGTGGCCCTATCGCAACGGCAAACGGTACGCCGGGCCACCCGCCGTCTGA
- the moeZ gene encoding adenylyltransferase/sulfurtransferase MoeZ → MSLPPLVEPAAELTVDEIRRYSRHLIIPDVGMDGQKRLKNAKVLCVGAGGLGSPALLYLAAAGVGTLGIIDFDTVDESNLQRQIIHGVSDVGRPKAESAAASIREINPLINVVIHNTALDRDNVRDIFSQYDLIVDGTDNFATRYMVNDAAVLLGKPYVWGSIYRFDGQASVFWAEHGPCYRCLYPEPPPPGMVPSCAEGGVLGVLCASIGSIQVNEAIKLLTGIGEPLVGRLMVYDALEMEYRKIKVRKDPSCVLCGENPTVTDLLEDYEDFCGAVSDEAAAATENATITARELKEWQDSGKDIFLVDVREPAEYEIVNIKGATLIPKGDILSGEALSKFPQDRQIVLHCKSGVRSAEALAALKAAGFGDAVHVQGGIVSWINTVDPSLPSY, encoded by the coding sequence GTGTCGCTGCCCCCGCTCGTCGAGCCCGCCGCCGAGCTGACCGTCGACGAGATCCGCCGTTACTCGCGCCACCTGATCATCCCCGACGTCGGGATGGACGGGCAGAAGCGGCTCAAGAACGCCAAGGTGCTCTGCGTGGGCGCCGGTGGCCTCGGCTCGCCCGCGCTGCTGTACCTGGCCGCGGCGGGCGTCGGCACGCTGGGCATCATCGACTTCGACACCGTCGACGAGTCGAACCTGCAGCGCCAGATCATCCACGGCGTCTCGGACGTGGGCCGGCCCAAGGCCGAGTCCGCGGCGGCCAGCATCCGCGAGATCAACCCGCTGATCAACGTGGTTATCCACAACACGGCGCTGGACCGCGACAACGTGCGCGACATCTTCAGCCAGTACGACCTGATCGTCGACGGTACGGACAACTTCGCCACCCGGTACATGGTCAACGACGCGGCGGTGCTGCTCGGCAAGCCGTACGTGTGGGGGTCGATCTACCGCTTCGACGGCCAGGCCTCGGTCTTCTGGGCCGAGCACGGCCCGTGCTACCGCTGCCTCTACCCGGAGCCGCCGCCGCCCGGCATGGTGCCGAGCTGCGCCGAGGGCGGGGTGCTCGGGGTGCTCTGCGCGTCGATCGGCTCGATCCAGGTCAACGAGGCGATCAAGCTGCTCACCGGCATCGGCGAGCCGCTGGTCGGGCGCCTGATGGTGTACGACGCCCTGGAGATGGAGTATCGCAAGATCAAGGTCCGGAAGGACCCGAGCTGCGTCCTCTGCGGGGAGAACCCGACCGTGACCGACCTGCTGGAGGACTACGAGGACTTCTGCGGCGCGGTCTCCGACGAGGCGGCGGCGGCCACCGAGAACGCGACCATCACGGCCCGCGAGCTCAAGGAGTGGCAGGACTCCGGCAAGGACATCTTCCTGGTCGACGTCCGTGAGCCCGCGGAGTACGAGATCGTCAACATCAAGGGCGCGACGCTGATCCCGAAGGGCGACATCCTCTCCGGTGAGGCGCTGTCGAAGTTCCCGCAGGACCGGCAGATCGTGCTGCACTGCAAGTCCGGGGTGCGCTCGGCCGAGGCGCTGGCCGCGCTGAAGGCGGCCGGCTTCGGCGACGCGGTCCACGTCCAGGGCGGCATCGTCTCCTGGATCAACACGGTCGACCCGTCGCTCCCGTCGTACTGA
- a CDS encoding squalene--hopene cyclase, protein MVDIDAAIGYVVAHGDPVERARLSFLRTGAVPGEEVVERITAGQTPEGGWPATGDGPLPSVDATCFRLGELDDLGGLRTPAAERALAWLVGVQHPDGTWQEDEALAAEAPAWAAPGDPEATLYQTSVAGFWLTVAAVEAYPRDQWPARYASALRAAAAYVVAHVRPDGTWPSFLAAGWHGAVLLHEQQHFYESARMQLVLAERLDGMAPADLASMAAAVRRVNLGDDWLLRAAYKRLGETQRTDGGWDSAEGPIFDVNTTLTALRAVLPRVGAAAL, encoded by the coding sequence GTGGTCGACATCGATGCCGCCATCGGTTACGTCGTCGCGCACGGTGACCCCGTGGAACGCGCGCGACTCTCCTTCCTGCGCACCGGCGCCGTGCCCGGGGAGGAAGTGGTCGAGCGGATCACCGCGGGGCAGACGCCGGAGGGTGGCTGGCCCGCCACCGGCGACGGTCCACTGCCGTCGGTGGACGCCACGTGCTTCCGGCTCGGCGAGCTGGACGACCTCGGCGGGCTGCGGACCCCGGCGGCGGAGCGTGCGCTGGCGTGGCTGGTCGGGGTGCAGCACCCCGACGGCACCTGGCAGGAGGACGAGGCGCTGGCCGCGGAGGCCCCGGCCTGGGCCGCGCCGGGCGACCCCGAAGCCACCCTGTATCAGACCTCGGTGGCGGGATTCTGGCTGACCGTCGCCGCCGTGGAGGCGTATCCGCGCGACCAGTGGCCCGCGCGATACGCGTCCGCCCTGCGGGCCGCCGCCGCGTACGTGGTCGCGCACGTGCGTCCGGACGGGACGTGGCCGTCGTTCCTGGCGGCGGGCTGGCACGGTGCGGTGCTGCTGCACGAGCAGCAGCACTTCTACGAGTCGGCCCGGATGCAGCTGGTGCTGGCCGAGCGGCTGGACGGCATGGCACCGGCCGATCTCGCGTCGATGGCCGCCGCGGTGCGCCGGGTGAACCTCGGCGACGACTGGCTGCTGCGGGCGGCGTACAAGCGGCTCGGGGAGACGCAGCGCACGGACGGCGGCTGGGACAGCGCCGAGGGCCCGATCTTCGACGTCAACACGACTCTCACGGCCCTGCGCGCCGTGCTGCCCCGGGTCGGCGCGGCCGCTCTCTGA
- a CDS encoding MarR family winged helix-turn-helix transcriptional regulator, with the protein MTSPADQLASRTGYVLIKLGEEALAAAERALAPLGLRAKHVNVLTLIEAHRLSQQQLSTGTGLDRTTMVGLVDDLEAGGYATRERDPNDRRRYVVSPTTAGIAALRAAEKVLDEVEASVFAGLSTTERRTLHQLAVRALAATRHPH; encoded by the coding sequence ATGACCAGCCCCGCCGACCAGCTCGCATCCCGCACCGGGTACGTGCTGATCAAGCTCGGCGAGGAGGCGCTCGCGGCGGCCGAGCGAGCGCTGGCGCCCCTGGGGCTGCGCGCCAAGCACGTGAACGTCCTGACGCTGATCGAGGCGCACCGGCTCTCCCAGCAGCAACTGAGCACCGGCACCGGGCTGGACCGCACGACGATGGTCGGCCTGGTCGACGACCTGGAGGCGGGCGGATACGCCACCCGCGAACGCGACCCCAACGACCGGCGCCGCTACGTCGTCAGCCCGACCACGGCCGGGATAGCCGCGCTCCGGGCGGCCGAGAAGGTGCTCGACGAGGTCGAGGCGTCGGTGTTCGCCGGCCTGAGCACGACGGAACGCCGTACCCTGCACCAGCTCGCGGTACGCGCCCTGGCAGCGACCCGACACCCCCACTGA
- a CDS encoding SDR family NAD(P)-dependent oxidoreductase translates to MNWQGQTVMITGASSGIGAGFAEALAARGADLVLVARSADVLQHTARRLRAAHGVRIDVVVQDLTAPGAVAAVRSATEQRGLTVDALINNAGFASAGRFHEVPADRVNTEVALDVAALVDLTTAYLPGMVERGRGAIVNIASIAAFQPTPYMAVYGAAKAFVLSFSQALWAENRRAGVRVTAVCPGPVDTGFLGVVGTSEVRVGRPRQVGYVVERALRAVERNRPVVTPGPENAWVPLVSRLLPRRLVAAVTGRSLRGAVDAPSAARVPTAGSLTAGFPATEH, encoded by the coding sequence ATGAACTGGCAGGGCCAGACGGTCATGATCACGGGTGCGTCGTCCGGCATCGGGGCGGGATTCGCCGAGGCGCTCGCCGCCCGGGGTGCGGATCTGGTGCTGGTTGCCCGCAGCGCCGACGTGCTGCAGCACACGGCGCGGCGGCTGCGGGCGGCCCATGGCGTACGGATCGACGTGGTCGTTCAGGACCTGACCGCGCCGGGGGCCGTCGCCGCCGTGCGGTCCGCGACCGAGCAGCGTGGACTGACGGTGGACGCACTGATCAACAACGCTGGTTTCGCCAGCGCGGGAAGGTTCCACGAGGTGCCCGCCGACCGGGTGAACACCGAAGTGGCCCTCGACGTCGCCGCGCTGGTGGACCTGACCACGGCGTACCTGCCGGGCATGGTCGAGCGGGGCCGCGGGGCGATCGTCAACATTGCCTCGATCGCGGCCTTCCAGCCCACGCCGTACATGGCGGTCTACGGCGCCGCGAAGGCCTTCGTGCTCTCGTTCAGTCAGGCGCTCTGGGCGGAGAACCGGCGCGCCGGCGTGCGAGTCACCGCGGTCTGTCCCGGGCCGGTCGACACCGGGTTCCTCGGTGTGGTCGGCACGTCCGAGGTCCGGGTCGGGCGCCCCCGCCAGGTCGGGTACGTGGTGGAACGCGCCTTGCGCGCGGTCGAGCGCAACCGTCCCGTCGTCACGCCCGGCCCCGAGAACGCCTGGGTCCCGCTGGTGAGCCGCCTACTGCCCCGGCGGCTCGTGGCGGCGGTCACCGGCCGCAGCCTGCGCGGGGCCGTCGACGCGCCCTCGGCGGCCCGGGTGCCGACCGCCGGCTCGCTCACCGCCGGATTCCCGGCGACGGAGCACTGA